In the genome of Terriglobia bacterium, the window ACCAGAAACTTCGTGGATCGTCCCACGATCCGTTTATACAAGGGGTGTTGCACCGTTCGATCCACCCTCACCGTGATCGTTTTCTGCATCTTGGCCCCGCTGACCGTTCCCACTCGCCGCTGCCGGCGCCGGATGCGCACCCCGGCCTCCGGTTTGTCCGGTTTGGAGTCCTGGGGCGGCGTGATCTCCATGTTCTCACTGCTCATTTCGCCTCGCTTGCCAGTTGAATTTGCCGTTGCCGGCGCACGGTTTTGATGCGGGCAATGTCTTTCCGCAACTCCCGGATCTTCTTCAGACTCTCCGTCTGTCCCATGGAAAGCTGAAAGCGGAGCCGGAAGAGCTGATCGGAAAGATCCTTGTCCTGGTTCATCAGCTCTTCGTCCGACATCTCACGAATCTTTTCTGGTTTCATAGCCGTCGTCACTTTCCCGCTGCGTGGTAACGCGAAACAAACTTGGTCTTCAGACCCAATTTGTGGGCGGCCAGCGTCATGGCCTCGACCGCCGCGGCTTCAGGAATCCCTTCCATTTCGTAAAGGATTTTTCCCGGGCGAACCACCGCCACCCATCCCTCAGGGGCGCCCTTGCCCTTGCCCATACGGGTTTCCGCGGGCTTCTTGGTGATCGGTTTGTCGGGAAACACACGGATCCACACCTTGCCGCCGCGTTTGACGAAGCGTGTAATGGCGACACGAGCGGCTTCAATCTGCCGATCCGTGATCCAGCCGGGCTCCATGACTTTCAGCCCATACTGGCCGAAACTCAGCTCCGATCCTCGCCACGCCTTGCCGCGCCTTCTCCCGCGCTGCTGCTTTCGGTACTTCACTTTTTTTGGCATCAACATAATTCAATTCCTACCTTAAGTTGCCCCGGGCCGTGCGCCAAGGTTCACTTCATTCCCGCTAGACGGTTTCCGACCCCGGCGCAGCGGGGCTGGCCGGAGGCGTCGGAGCCGGTTTCGGGGCTGCCTGGGGTTGAGGCTTTTTCGCTTCGAAAATCTCGCCCTTGTACACCCACACTTTCACGCCAATCTGCCCATAAGTGGTCCGGGCCTCTGCAAACCCATAATCGATATCGGCGCGCAGCGTATGCAAGGGCAGCTGGCCCTGGAGGTACCATTCCGAGCGGGCAATTTCAGCACCGTTCAATCGCCCCGAGCACCGCACCTTGATCCCTTTCGCCCCAAAGCGAAGCGCCGAATCCACGGCCTTTCGCATGGCGCGCCGGAATGCCACGCGCTTTTCCAATTGCATGGCAATGGCCTCGGAGACGAGCTGCGCATCCAGCTCAGGTTTGTTCACTTCCTGAATCCCGAGATACACGTCCCGTTTGGTTTTCTTGGTCACTTCCTGCTTCAAGCGATCAATGTCGGCGCCCTTGCGCCCAATGATGATTCCGGGGCGGGACGCGTGGATGGTTATCCGCAGCTTGTTCGCCGCCCGTTCCACCTCGATATTAGCAACTCCGGCATGACCGAGACGCTCCTTCAACATGCGCTTGAGCTTCAAGTCCTCATGAAGCAGGGCACCAAAATCGCGCTTGGAATACCATCGGGAGCGCCAGGGTTTGTTGTAGCCCAGCCGGAATCCATACGGGTGTGTTTTTTGACCCACTTCATTCCTCCATGACTTTCAGGTCGCGCCGCCAAGTCTCTAAAGGGCTCAGCCGGACGTAACCCTCTTTGTTATTCCTCGGCGGCCTTACCTTTTGTGGCCAGTTCAATGGTAATGTGTGCCATCCGTCTCTGGTACCGATATGCCCGCCCCATGGGAGCAGGCCGTATGCGCTTCAGTCTCGGGCCCTCGTTGACATAGGTCCGGCTGACGTACAATCGGTCGACATCGATGTTCTCTTCTTTCTGCTGTGCATTTGCGATCGCCGAATGCAGTAGTTTCTCGACGTGCTTCGCACCCCGCTTCTTTGTGAACCGGAGGACATCGATCGCCTTCCCCACTTGCTTGCCACGAATCAGATCCGCCACCAGTCGCACCTTCTGCGGGGAAATCCTTAAATATCGAGCCGTTGCCTTTGATTCCATATGAGTTTTCCGTATCCAAATTCGATTCGATGTTCAGAGTCCGCGAACCCGGCCCCGCGGTCTTCGATCCTAAGTCTTCGGGGCAGCGGGAGCAGCCGGTGTGGCGGGAGCGGCGCCGCCGCCACCCGCGGGAATTCCAGCCGGTCCTGCGGGCGCCACCGCTCGTTCTGCCAGAATCTTCGAGCTGTGTCCCTTGAAGATCCGGGTGGGGGAGAACTCGCCCAGACGATGTCCCACCATGTTCTCCGTAATATACACGGGGATGAACTTCTTGCCGTTGTGAACCGCGATGGTATGGCCAACCATTTCAGGGACAATTTGTGAACGCCTGGACCAGGTCTTGATGACTTTCTTGTCAAGCCCCTGGTTCATGGATTCGATCTTCTTCATCAGATGATGATCCACAAACGGTCCCTTTTTCAGTGAACGACCCATGATCAACCTCGATTTTCTAATCTACTATATTGAGCGCTCCATGTTACGCCGGTCGCCGGTCGTACGGGCGGGTCCCTCGTCGTGAATTTCACTTCCTCCGCTTGACGATCCAACGATCCGTACGCTTGCTGTTGCGGGTCTTATACCCCCGGGTGGGCTGACCCCACGGGGTGACCGGATGCCGGCCGCCGGAGGTCTTGCCCTCTCCCCCGCCGTGCGGATGATCAACCGGATTCATCGCCACACCCCGATTGGTGGGACGCCGGCCGAGCCATCGGCTGCGTCCCGCCTTGCCGATAGACACATTTTCGTGGTCGAGATTCCCCACCTGCCCGATGGTGGCATAACAATTTACATCTACCATCCGGATCTCCCCCGAGGACAGCCGCACTTGGGCATACTTCTCATCGCGTGCCACCACCTGAGCCGAGCCGCCGGCGCTCCGCACCATCTGGCCGCCTTTGCCGGGCCGCAATTCAATGTTGTGGATGTTGGTTCCCACGGGGACATTCTTCAAAGGAAGCGCGTTTCCCACCAGGATATCGGCCTCCGGACCGGACACGACCGACTGTCCAACCGTCAGGCCGAGGGGATGGAGAATATATCGCTTCTCTCCGTCGGCATACTGCAGGAGGGCAATCCGCGCGGATCGATTGGGATCGTATTCGATGCTGGCGACCTTGGCCGGAATTCCGGTTTTATCCCGCTTGAAATCGACAATCCGATACTGGCGCTTGTGCCCGCCGCCGCGGCGCCAAATGGTCAAGTGGCCATAATTATCACGGCCGCTGATCCGCTTCTTGGATTCAGTGAGACTCTTGAGCGGGCGATCCGTCGTCAACTCGCTCGTGTCCACGACGGTATGAAACCGCCGCGTCGAAGTATATGGTTTGAAAGTTTTAAGTCCCATAGCTGTCTCTGACCCTTCCCGTCCCTTGATCCGGTCCCCGGACACTCAGCTTGAAACCGATCTGAGTGCTTGCTGCATCCCCAATCCGAATTCCGCAATCCGGAATCCTAAACGTTTTCTCCGTATTCCGGCATCTTCTCGCCTGCGACCAACTTCACGTAGGCCTTTTTCCAATCCGGTTTGTGTCCGGCAAAACGGCCGCGACGGCGCTCTTTACCTTCGAAATTTGAGGTGCGCACCGATTCCACCTTCACTTTGAAAATCTGTTCGACGGCGGACTTGATCTCAACCTTGTTGGCATGCGGATCCACCTCAAAGCAGAGGGTGTGCTCCTTCTCTTTCTTATCAAGGCCCTTCTCCGTAATGATGGGGCGTCGGATGATCTGATAACGGTTTTTCATGCCGCTTTGGCTCCTCCCCCCGACAGGACCTTCTGAAGATCGGTGATCGCCTGCTTGGAGAAAAACACGTGATCGTATTTGAGCACGTCGTAGGTATGCACCTGGCCACTGGCGCAAAACTTCACATCCGGCAGATTCCGCGAGGCCCGGATCAAACTGGTATTCCCCGGGGAATCCACAATCAGCAAATCCTTTGCCAGCTTGAAATTGTCCAACAAGGACGCGAGGCTCTTGGTCTTGTGTGATTCCAGCTTGAATTCGTCGATGACCGTCAACTTGTGGTCATTAAATTTCGCGCGCAACGCCGACTTCAGCGCCCCCCGGATCTTCTGTTTGGGGAGGGTGAAGGAATAGTCGCGGGGTTGAGGTCCGTGGGCTGTGCCGCCGTGCCGCCACAGAGGATTTCGGGAGCTGCCTACGCGGGCACGGCCGGTCCCTTTCTGCCGCCACGGTTTCTTTCCGCCGCCTCTCACGGCTCCCCGGTTCTTGGTCGCATGGGTCCCCGCCCGCTTGGATGCAAGGTAGTGTTTCACCACCTCCCACAGCAAGCCCTCGTTCACATCACCGAGAAACAGCTCATCGGAGAGCGGCAGATTGCCGACCACTTCGTTCTGTAAATTTTTCACTTCGATTATGGGCATACCGACCTCGAAAATTCACCAAACTCGAGCTACTGTCGCTGGCTCTTGCGGACCATGACCACGGCCCCTTCATGTCCGGGAACCGCCCCCTTCACCAGAAGGAGATGGTTCTCCACATCCACCTGGACCACCTGAAGATTCTTTACGGTGACCCGTTCGACTCCCATATGACCCGCCCCTTTCATGCCCTTAAGGACACGGGATGGAAACGCCGAGGCGCCGATCGAGCCGGGCGCTCGATGGAACATGGACCCGTGAGTCGCCGCCCCTCCGCGAAAATGGTGCCGCTTCACAAACCCTGCAAAGCCTCGGCCCTTGCTCGTTCCCACGACATCCACCTTGTCCGCGGGTTTGAACTGATCTACCAGGACCTTGTCACCCACCTTCACCTCGTCACTTTGTCCCTCGAGACGCACCTCGCGCAATAACCGGACCGGCGCGACATCGCCGTGTTTCTTGAAATGGCCGGCCATCGGCTTGGTGACTTTTTTGGGATTCAGGAATTCAACGAGACCCAACTGGACGGCGTCATACCCTTCCTTTGCGGCCGTCTTCCGCTGCACGACGACACACGGACCGGCCTTCAAAACGGTCACCGGCACCACCACCCCGTCTGAGCGAAAGATCTGCGTCATTCCCACCTTTTTTGCAATTATGCCGTTTATCATTTCATAACCCCATGGCGAGCCCCGCGCTCGGGAGCACGCCTTTCATGTTCCCGGGACCTTCCCCGCCTGACCGTCTCATCGAGCGAGGGCAGAGCCCATGAATTACTTCAGATGTTCATGGCCAAAAGCTTTGATCTCGACATCCACCCCGGCCGGCAAGTCGAGTCGCATCAGGGCATCCACAGTGGCCTGGGTGGGATCAAGAATATCCAGCAAGCGCTTGTGGGTCCTGGTCTCAAACTGTTCGCGCGA includes:
- the rplV gene encoding 50S ribosomal protein L22, with protein sequence MESKATARYLRISPQKVRLVADLIRGKQVGKAIDVLRFTKKRGAKHVEKLLHSAIANAQQKEENIDVDRLYVSRTYVNEGPRLKRIRPAPMGRAYRYQRRMAHITIELATKGKAAEE
- the rpsQ gene encoding 30S ribosomal protein S17, with the translated sequence MEITPPQDSKPDKPEAGVRIRRRQRRVGTVSGAKMQKTITVRVDRTVQHPLYKRIVGRSTKFLVHDEKNEARVGDKVEIEETRPMSRLKRWRLKRIIARAAQ
- the rplC gene encoding 50S ribosomal protein L3, whose translation is MINGIIAKKVGMTQIFRSDGVVVPVTVLKAGPCVVVQRKTAAKEGYDAVQLGLVEFLNPKKVTKPMAGHFKKHGDVAPVRLLREVRLEGQSDEVKVGDKVLVDQFKPADKVDVVGTSKGRGFAGFVKRHHFRGGAATHGSMFHRAPGSIGASAFPSRVLKGMKGAGHMGVERVTVKNLQVVQVDVENHLLLVKGAVPGHEGAVVMVRKSQRQ
- the rplB gene encoding 50S ribosomal protein L2, whose translation is MGLKTFKPYTSTRRFHTVVDTSELTTDRPLKSLTESKKRISGRDNYGHLTIWRRGGGHKRQYRIVDFKRDKTGIPAKVASIEYDPNRSARIALLQYADGEKRYILHPLGLTVGQSVVSGPEADILVGNALPLKNVPVGTNIHNIELRPGKGGQMVRSAGGSAQVVARDEKYAQVRLSSGEIRMVDVNCYATIGQVGNLDHENVSIGKAGRSRWLGRRPTNRGVAMNPVDHPHGGGEGKTSGGRHPVTPWGQPTRGYKTRNSKRTDRWIVKRRK
- the rplD gene encoding 50S ribosomal protein L4; translated protein: MPIIEVKNLQNEVVGNLPLSDELFLGDVNEGLLWEVVKHYLASKRAGTHATKNRGAVRGGGKKPWRQKGTGRARVGSSRNPLWRHGGTAHGPQPRDYSFTLPKQKIRGALKSALRAKFNDHKLTVIDEFKLESHKTKSLASLLDNFKLAKDLLIVDSPGNTSLIRASRNLPDVKFCASGQVHTYDVLKYDHVFFSKQAITDLQKVLSGGGAKAA
- a CDS encoding 50S ribosomal protein L23, whose product is MKNRYQIIRRPIITEKGLDKKEKEHTLCFEVDPHANKVEIKSAVEQIFKVKVESVRTSNFEGKERRRGRFAGHKPDWKKAYVKLVAGEKMPEYGENV
- the rpsS gene encoding 30S ribosomal protein S19, producing the protein MGRSLKKGPFVDHHLMKKIESMNQGLDKKVIKTWSRRSQIVPEMVGHTIAVHNGKKFIPVYITENMVGHRLGEFSPTRIFKGHSSKILAERAVAPAGPAGIPAGGGGAAPATPAAPAAPKT
- the rpmC gene encoding 50S ribosomal protein L29, which produces MKPEKIREMSDEELMNQDKDLSDQLFRLRFQLSMGQTESLKKIRELRKDIARIKTVRRQRQIQLASEAK
- the rpsC gene encoding 30S ribosomal protein S3; translated protein: MGQKTHPYGFRLGYNKPWRSRWYSKRDFGALLHEDLKLKRMLKERLGHAGVANIEVERAANKLRITIHASRPGIIIGRKGADIDRLKQEVTKKTKRDVYLGIQEVNKPELDAQLVSEAIAMQLEKRVAFRRAMRKAVDSALRFGAKGIKVRCSGRLNGAEIARSEWYLQGQLPLHTLRADIDYGFAEARTTYGQIGVKVWVYKGEIFEAKKPQPQAAPKPAPTPPASPAAPGSETV
- the rplP gene encoding 50S ribosomal protein L16 — its product is MLMPKKVKYRKQQRGRRRGKAWRGSELSFGQYGLKVMEPGWITDRQIEAARVAITRFVKRGGKVWIRVFPDKPITKKPAETRMGKGKGAPEGWVAVVRPGKILYEMEGIPEAAAVEAMTLAAHKLGLKTKFVSRYHAAGK